The window CAGGAAGCCCAGAAGCAAGGCCTGGACGGCACCGACGACTACAAGAATCAGCTGGAGCTGGCGCGCCAGGCCATCCTGATCCGCCAGCTGTTCGACAACTACCGCAAGAGCAATGCGGTGTCCGATGCCGACGCACAGGCCGAGTACGACAAGTTCGCCGCTGCCAATGGCGGCAAGGAATACAAGGCCCGCCACATCCTGGTCGAAAAGGAAGACCAGGCCCAGAAGATCCTGGCCGACCTCAAGAAGGGCGCCAAGTTCGAGGACCTCGCCAAGAAGCAGAGCAAGGATCCGGGCTCCGGCGCCAACGGCGGTGACCTCGACTGGGCCGCGCCGGCCAGCTTCGTGCCCGAATTCTCGGAGGCGATGATCAAGCTCAAGAAGGGCGAGACGACCCCGGCGCCGGTCAAGTCGCAGTTCGGCTACCACATCATCCGCGTCGACGACATCCGCCAGGCCCAGTTGCCGAAGCTGGAAGAGGTCAAGCCGCAAATCGTGCAGCAGCTGCAGCAACAGCGTTTGCAGAAGTACCAGGAAGAGCTGCGGGCCAAGGCGAAGGTCGAATAAGGCCGTTCAGCGCTTCAGAACAAAAAAGCGGCCCGCGGGCCGCTTTTTTCATGGGGCTCAGCCCACCCACTTCCGCGCGTTGCGCCAGATCCGCATCCACGGGCTGAGCGCGCTCTTGTCCCCCGGGGTCCAGCTCATCTGGATATTGCGGAACACCCGCTCCGGATGCGGCATGACCGCGGTAAAGCGGCCATCGGCGGTGGTCACTGCCGTCAGGCCGCCCGCGCTGCCGTTGGGATTGAAGGGATAACGCTCCGTCGCTTGCCCATGGTTGTCGACGAAGCGCATCGCCGCGATGGCCTTCGCCGGGTCGCCCCGGTGCTTGAAGTTCGCATAGCCCTCGCCATGCGCCACCGCAATGGGCAGCCGGCTGCCGGCCATGCCCGCAAAGAACACGCTGGGTGAATCGAGCACCTCGACCATCGACAGCCGCGCCTCGAAGCGCTCGCTCTGGTTGGTGGTGAAGCGCGGCCAGTGCTCCGCGCCAGGAATGATGTCAGCCAGTTCGGCAAACATCTGGCAGCCGTTGCACACGCCCAGGCCAAAGGTGTCGGCGCGGCCGAAGAAGGCCTTGAACTGCTCGCTCAGCTTCGGGTTGAAGGTGATGCTTCGCGCCCAGCCGATGCCGGCGCCCAACGTGTCGCCGTAGCTGAAGCCGCCGCAGGCCACCACACCCTTGAAGTCGGCCAGGTCGGCCCGGCCGGTCTGCAGGTCGGTCATGTGCACGTCGAAGGATTCGAAGCCTGCCTCATGAAAGGCATAGGCCATCTCGACGTGCGAGTTGACGCCCTGCTCGCGCAGGATCGCGACCCTGGGCCGCGCGAGGTTGAGGAAAGGCGCGGCCACGTCCTCCTCGACGCCGGGCGCCAGGTGCACGTGCCGGCCCGGGTCCTGCGGCTCGCCTGCGGCGGCATGCTCGGCGTCCGCGCAGTCCGGGTTGTCGCGCACGCGGCAGATCTTCCAGCTCACCGCGTCCCAGACCTGGTGCAAGTCGTGCAGCCTGGCGCTGAAGATGGCCTTGGCATCGCGCCACACCTCCACCTTGCCCTTGCCGGCGTCGATGGCCGAGGCGTCGGGCCGGGTCTTGCCGACGAAATGGCTGTGCGCGCTGAGGCCGTGCGCGCGCAGCGTCTGCATCACCTCGTTGCGTTCGGCGGTTCGCACCTGCAGCAGCATGCCGAGTTCTTCGTTGAAGAGCGCCTTCAGGCTGAGCTCCTCGCGCCGGGCACTGACCTGGCCGGCCCAGTTCTTGGCATCGCCGTACTCGGCGCGGCTGTCGCTGATGCCGTCGCCTTCGGTCACCAGCAGGTCGATGTTGAGGGCGACGCCCACATGGCCGGCAAAGGCCATCTCGCAGGCGGCGGCGAACAGGCCACCGTCGCTGCGGTCGTGCATCGCGAGGATCTTGCCCTCGGCGCGCAGCGCGTTGACGGCCGCCACGAGCTTGACGAGGTCCTGCGGGTCGTCGAGGTCCGGCACCCTGTCGCCGCTCTGCGCGAGCGCCTGGGCCAGGATGCTGCCCGCCATGCGATTCCGGCCCCGTCCCAGGTCGATCAGGACGAGCGTGCTGTCGGGCTCGGTCGCATCCAGCTGCGGCGTCAAGGTGCCGCGCACGTCGGCCAGGGTGGCAAAGGCGCTCACGATCAGGCTCACGGGCGAGCTGACCTTCTTCTGTTCGCCGCCCTGGTCCTGCCACTGGGTGCGCATGGACAGGGAATCCTTCCCCACCGGAATGGAGATGCCGAGCGCCGGGCAGAGTTCGAGTCCCACGGCCTTCACGGTCTCGTACAGCGCCGCATCCTCGCCCGGTTCGCCGCAGGCCGCCATCCAGTTGGCCGACAGCTTGACGCGCGAGAGCTCGATGGGCGCAGCCAGCAGGTTGGTAATGGCTTCCGCCACCGCCATCCGCCCGGATGCCGGTGCGTCGATAGCGGCCAGCGGAGTGCGCTCGCCCATGCTCATCGCCTCGCCGGCAAAGCCCTTGTAGTCGGCCAGGGTCACCGCGCAGTCGGCCACCGGCACCTGCCAGGGGCCGACCATCTGATCGCGATGACTGAGCCCGCCGACGGTGCGGTCGCCGATGGTGACAAGGAAGCGCTTGGAGGCGACAGTGGGGTGAGAGAGGACGTCGATGGCTGCCTTCTGCAGGTCGACGCCGGTCAGCTCGAGGGGCTTGAACTTGCGGCCGACGCGCTTCACGTCGCGCAGCATCTTGGGGGGCTTGCCGAGAAGAACGTCCATGGGCATGTCGACGGGTGGTGGAGTGTCCTCGTCCGCCACGACCAGTTGCCGCTCCTCCGTGGCCACGCCCACCACGGCAAACGGACACCGCTCCCGCTCGCAGAACGCCTGGAACTCCAGCAGCGACTGCGGCGCGATCGCCAGCACATAGCGCTCCTGGCTCTCGTTGCACCAGATCTCCTTCGGCGCCAGGCCCGATTCCTCCAGCGGCACGGCGCGCAGGTCGAAGCGCGCGCCCCGGCCCGCATCGTTGGTGAGCTCCGGGAAGGCATTGCTCAGTCCACCTGCACCCACGTCATGGATCGCCAGGATCGGATTCGCCGCGCCTTGCTGCCAGCAATGGTTGATGACCTCCTGAGCGCGTCTCTCGATTTCGGGATTGCCGCGCTGCACCGAGTCGAAGTCCAGTTCCGCCGCATTGGCGCCGGTGGCCATCGAGCTCGCCGCACTACCGCCCATGCCGATGCGCATGC is drawn from Variovorax sp. PBS-H4 and contains these coding sequences:
- a CDS encoding peptidylprolyl isomerase, which gives rise to MKKHLLQAAAAAALLAALPAFAQNAAIVNGKPVPKARMDVLAQQLAAAGRPVTPEMQGQLREEVVAREIFMQEAQKQGLDGTDDYKNQLELARQAILIRQLFDNYRKSNAVSDADAQAEYDKFAAANGGKEYKARHILVEKEDQAQKILADLKKGAKFEDLAKKQSKDPGSGANGGDLDWAAPASFVPEFSEAMIKLKKGETTPAPVKSQFGYHIIRVDDIRQAQLPKLEEVKPQIVQQLQQQRLQKYQEELRAKAKVE
- the purL gene encoding phosphoribosylformylglycinamidine synthase; this encodes MILPLNAPLHPLPPVVTFFEGGSALSEFRGRQLLPRLQAVEPLIVGVSAHFVHLVATDHALEGAERERFAALLDYGEPFDAPAKAGPVLVVTPRLGTVSPWASKATDIAHNCGLALRRVERVTQYDLVLKAPLLGKAPVLHEDRLAAVAALLHDRMTESVLTGLKQAAALFAELPGQPVAQVDVLADGRAALVEANKRFGLALAEDEIDYLVEAFTRLGRNPSDVELMMFAQANSEHCRHKIFNADFVIDGEPQPQSLFSMIRHTERQNPQHTVVAYADNASIMEGSRIERFVATSAAGPYGRQDALNHVLMKVETHNHPTAISPFPGASTGAGGEIRDEGATGRGSKPKAGLTGFTVSKLWPDEHSYGKPDHIASPLQIMTDGPLGGAAFNNEFGRPNLLGYFREYEQAIASERDTLQRGYHKPIMIAGGLGSIDAGQTKKIQFPAGTLLIQLGGPGMRIGMGGSAASSMATGANAAELDFDSVQRGNPEIERRAQEVINHCWQQGAANPILAIHDVGAGGLSNAFPELTNDAGRGARFDLRAVPLEESGLAPKEIWCNESQERYVLAIAPQSLLEFQAFCERERCPFAVVGVATEERQLVVADEDTPPPVDMPMDVLLGKPPKMLRDVKRVGRKFKPLELTGVDLQKAAIDVLSHPTVASKRFLVTIGDRTVGGLSHRDQMVGPWQVPVADCAVTLADYKGFAGEAMSMGERTPLAAIDAPASGRMAVAEAITNLLAAPIELSRVKLSANWMAACGEPGEDAALYETVKAVGLELCPALGISIPVGKDSLSMRTQWQDQGGEQKKVSSPVSLIVSAFATLADVRGTLTPQLDATEPDSTLVLIDLGRGRNRMAGSILAQALAQSGDRVPDLDDPQDLVKLVAAVNALRAEGKILAMHDRSDGGLFAAACEMAFAGHVGVALNIDLLVTEGDGISDSRAEYGDAKNWAGQVSARREELSLKALFNEELGMLLQVRTAERNEVMQTLRAHGLSAHSHFVGKTRPDASAIDAGKGKVEVWRDAKAIFSARLHDLHQVWDAVSWKICRVRDNPDCADAEHAAAGEPQDPGRHVHLAPGVEEDVAAPFLNLARPRVAILREQGVNSHVEMAYAFHEAGFESFDVHMTDLQTGRADLADFKGVVACGGFSYGDTLGAGIGWARSITFNPKLSEQFKAFFGRADTFGLGVCNGCQMFAELADIIPGAEHWPRFTTNQSERFEARLSMVEVLDSPSVFFAGMAGSRLPIAVAHGEGYANFKHRGDPAKAIAAMRFVDNHGQATERYPFNPNGSAGGLTAVTTADGRFTAVMPHPERVFRNIQMSWTPGDKSALSPWMRIWRNARKWVG